The Toxorhynchites rutilus septentrionalis strain SRP chromosome 3, ASM2978413v1, whole genome shotgun sequence genome includes a region encoding these proteins:
- the LOC129777895 gene encoding transcription factor SPT20 homolog — protein sequence MWFKLFIGCCVIGGLLAEQNVTEETAGKEKRQTDHETRTLPQAADRRQHQGAYYSDPEATAHLYAQQSENQYLFRPHQQKTGQEQVRELPQEYLSLYQQLSEHQKLAARNKHAKHYTYDAPNVQNEQYYQQQPQQAQHHNQIQYITEEEYAQIVKQAQAQNQQESAQHGRPVDKQESPKYRPSVQLLETAQDQGQHYPQSEADQYRVQYKSIQQVGSVTPVPKPISSFSFEKELAKLVESNHPLAYQHSSNSQRQAERGQQESISRYTAKPQSSEYAYSQTNANEQTSKQSIKAQYIAPFARATGKPSAVHLQVGPQKFTENSAQKYHYAGQDSPSKQHSPQQYYADASPKYVTPHAAEKHHAGTPSPKIQYYVPKEKNLQVYYQQQAPEKQPIEQHSSQHPMKVVEAPQLQHEKPHKQIQTHRPKPQYITVDKHAEQSRQSIQRSKDSEPPSRSTIFVSQQTGIAPTSGANQHANNEKQHSSQQHKIPPKIDRPLSQEEFQALVDAGYSVVPVPVPVPVPFSQYHAQQEANRGGPRPGQSARHGPVAQASRYHAQQIAAENNPSQVVTYLRPLHIDPFSSGIRGPNKAAP from the exons ATGTGGTTCAAATTGTTCATCG GATGCTGTGTGATAGGAGGATTGTTAGCTGAACAGAATGTAACTGAAGAGACGGCCGGTAAGGAAAAGCGACAGACTGATCATGAGACGCGCACGTTACCGCAAGCCGCAGACCGACGACAACACCAAGGAGCATACTATTCGGATCCTGAAGCCACAGCACATCTCTATGCCCAACAAAGTGAAAATCAATATCTTTTCAGGCCCCATCAACAGAAAACTGGTCAAGAACAAGTGCGTGAG TTACCACAAGAATATCTCAGTTTATACCAGCAGCTGTCCGAGCACCAAAAACTTGCTGCAAGAAACAAACATGCAAAGCATTACACTTACGATGCACCGAATGTTCAAAACGAACAGTATTATCAACAACAACCGCAACAGGCACAACACCATAACCAAATTCAATATATCACCGAGGAAGAGTACGCACAAATTGTGAAGCAAGCCCAAGCCCAAAATCAGCAAGAGTCCGCACAGCATGGTCGTCCTGTGGACAAACAAG AATCGCCTAAGTACCGTCCGTCAGTTCAACTGTTAGAGACTGCTCAAGACCAGGGACAACACTATCCACAATCTGAAGCCGATCAATACCGTGTTCAATACAAAAGCATACAACAGGTCGGTTCTGTAACTCCCGTTCCAAAGCCAATAAGCTCTTTTTCGTTTGAAAAAGAACTTGCCAAATTGGTAGAATCCAATCATCCTCTAGCATATCAACATTCATCAAACTCACAAAGACAGGCTGAGCGTGGCCAACAGGAGAGCATTTCTAGATATACCGCCAAACCTCAGTCCTCAGAGTATGCATACTCTCAAACAAATGCCAACGAACAAACCTCCAAACAATCAATAAAGGCTCAATACATCGCACCGTTTGCGCGAGCAACAGGTAAACCAAGCGCAGTACATCTTCAAGTTGGACCTCAAAAATTTACGGAGAATTCGGCACAGAAATACCATTATGCTGGACAAGATTCGCCATCTAAACAACATTCTCCACAACAGTACTATGCTGATGCCTCACCAAAATATGTCACCCCTCATGCTGCTGAAAAGCACCATGCTGGAACGCCGTCTCCTAAGATCCAATATTATGTTCCCAAAGAAAAGAATCTACAAGTATACTATCAGCAACAGGCTCCCGAGAAGCAACCGATCGAGCAGCACTCGTCTCAGCACCCGATGAAGGTTGTGGAGGCACCCCAGTTGCAGCACGAGAAGCCGCACAAGCAGATACAGACGCATCGTCCAAAACCTCAGTACATCACTGTTGATAAACATGCTGAACAAAGCCGCCAATCAATCCAGAGATCAAAGGACTCAGAACCCCCATCACGATCGACTATTTTTGTTTCTCAACAGACCGGTATTGCGCCAACATCTGGTGCAAACCAACACGCCAACAATGAGAAACAGCATTCCTCCCAGCAGCACAAAATTCCACCAAAGATTGATCGTCCTTTGTCTCAGGAAGAGTTTCAAGCATTGGTAGATGCTGGCTACTCGGTTGTACCAGTGCCCGTACCAGTACCCGTTCCATTTTCTCAGTATCACGCACAACAAGAGGCAAATCGAGGGGGTCCGAGACCTGGCCAATCGGCGCGCCATGGCCCAGTTGCCCAGGCCAGCCGTTACCACGCACAGCAGATAGCCGCTGAGAATAATCCCAGCCAAGTCGTCACCTATCTGCGCCCTCTGcatattgatccattctcaAGCGGCATTCGGGGACCCAATAAGGCTGCTCCTTAA